A genomic region of Raphanus sativus cultivar WK10039 chromosome 6, ASM80110v3, whole genome shotgun sequence contains the following coding sequences:
- the LOC108813024 gene encoding mannose-6-phosphate isomerase 1, translating to MEIAKANGGCEADRRRLLRLKCSVKDYAWGTIGSDSLVYRVYTANSDDQIDSTRPYAELWMGTHESGPSYLEVEDDGSSGVTLRSWIVENPECLGDRVLEKWGCDLPFLFKVLSVARPLSIQAHPDKVLAKKMHKAHPNLYKDDNHKPEMALAYTQFEALCGFVPLQELKSVIRAIPEIEELVGSEETNQVFCISEHDDEKVKSVVRTIFTLLMSAGPDTTKQIVFKLKRRLHLESQERHLTDKERLVLKLEKQYPNDIGVISAFFFNYVKLNPGEALYLGANEPHAYLFGECIEVMATSDNVVRAGLTSKPLDIQSLCSMLTYKLGFPEILKGSKIRPYITRYLPPFDEFEVDVCDLPCGASTVFPSVPGPSLLLVLHGEGRMSTDGSADEVSMGDVLFVPADTEIHLKSSSDLKLYRAGVNNRFLYSL from the exons ATGGAGATCGCCAAGGCAAATGGCGGCTGCGAAGCGGATCGGAGACGTCTTCTCCGGTTGAAATGCTCCGTAAAGGACTACGCCTGGGGCACGATCGGATCGGATTCACTCGTTTACAGAGTCTACACGGCGAATTCCGACGACCAGATCGATTCGACCCGTCCTTACGCGGAGCTTTGGATGGGAACTCACGAGTCCGGTCCGAGTTACTTGGAGGTTGAGGATGATGGCTCAAGTGGCGTGACGCTTAGATCGTGGATTGTCGAAAACCCTGAGTGTCTTGGAGATAGGGTTTTGGAGAAATGGGGTTGCGATCTCCCCTTTCTCTTCAAG GTGTTGTCGGTGGCGAGGCCCTTGTCGATTCAAGCACATCCTGATAAGGTTTTGGCGAAGAAAATGCATAAAGCTCATCCCAATCTTTATAAAGACGACAATCACAAACCTGAGATGGCATTGGCTTATACTCAATTCGAAGCTCTTTGCGGTTTTGTTCCTCTTCAG GAGCTTAAGAGTGTCATTCGTGCTATTCCGGAGATTGAAGAACTTGTTGGGAGCGAAGAAACAAACCAAGTCTTCTGCATCAGTGAACATGATGATGAGAAAGTTAAATCTGTTGTCCGAACTATCTTCACCCTGCTAATGTCTGCAGGCCCTGACACGACAAAGCAGATCGTATTCAAACTAAAACGCCGTCTGCATTTGGAGAGTCAG GAACGACATCTGACAGACAAGGAACGGCTAGTGTTGAAGCTAGAGAAGCAATATCCAAATGATATTGGGGTCATATCTGCATTCTTCTTCAACTACGTGAAGCTCAATCCTGGTGAAGCCTTGTACCTCGGTGCAAACGAGCCTCATGCATACTTATTCGGTGAGTGCATTGAGGTCATGGCGACTTCAGACAATGTAGTACGAGCTGGCCTCACTTCCAAGCCTCTTGATATTCAATCACTTTGTTCCATGCTCACATATAAACTG GGCTTTCCTGAAATACTAAAGGGATCAAAGATTAGACCATACATCACGAGATACCTCCCGCCTTTTGACGAGTTTGAAGTTGATGTCTGTGATCTTCCCTGTGGAGCCTCGACGGTGTTTCCCTCTGTACCAGGTCCCTCTCTTCTGCTTGTACTCCATGGTGAAGGAAGAATGTCTACAGACGGTTCTGCTGATGAGGTTTCAATGGGAGATGTTCTGTTTGTGCCTGCAGATACTGAGATCCACTTGAAGTCTTCTTCTGACTTGAAGCTGTACAGAGCAGGAGTGAACAATAGGTTTTTGTATTCTCTATAG
- the LOC130494586 gene encoding uncharacterized protein LOC130494586 — translation MNHCNLQQNAFMSSPDESRGFVVPVSSCVVCPKPRRVSILSNNAIHLFRSSHPSQPGAADVCDSQAGADLLDIIRRKEETLSGVASSPPFFLGSPPSRVSNPLAQDARFGDEKLNPVSPSLSPFLTSPSPSPSRVKGGGCGGRVKFGLKPAAVRVEGFNCFNRDRQSSNISAMA, via the exons atgaatCATTGCAACCTTCAGCAGAACGCCTTCATGTCGTCCCCTGACGAATCCAGAGGATTTGTTGTTCCTGTCTCTTCTTGTGTTGTTTGTCCTAAGCCTCGTCGCGTTAGCATTCTCTCCAACAACGCTATTCATCTGTTTAGATCATCACATCCTAG TCAGCCAGGAGCAGCTGATGTATGTGATTCTCAAGCCGGGGCAGATCTTTTGGACATCATCCGTAGAAag GAAGAAACATTATCTGGTGTAGCTTCATCGCCTCCATTTTTCCTCGGGTCTCCCCCAAGCAGAGTATCAAACCCATTAGCTCAAGATGCACGATTTGGAGATGAAAAACTCAACCCTGTCTCCCCCTCGCTCTCACCATTCCTTACATCTCCATCTCCATCGCCATCTCGTGTCAAAGGAGGAGGTTGTGGTGGTCGAGTGAAGTTTGGGCTCAAACCGGCAGCTGTTAGAGTTGAAGGATTCAACTGCTTTAACAGGGACCGCCAAAGCTCAAACATATCTGCCATGGCttag
- the LOC108810963 gene encoding protein trichome birefringence-like 20 — translation MELPQRIGIVIFPLILLTIAPILYLLIGYPLYYSSSSSSLYKRLTTSSSEKPLPLLSSTSNHSSGSSPILSSSSSSDYSDHDETLFLQQSVDDNDYDDTFHGLKPPPSLHNDISILSSNVDHQEKKHRRKRRKTKECDLFTGEWVPNPEAPYYTNTTCWAIHEHQNCMKYGRPDLGFLKWRWKPKECDLPLFDPYEFLEIVRGKSMAFVGDSVNRNHVQSLICLLSRVEEPEDDSRQQDFDFNFQRWKYKTYNFTIATFWTTHLVRSEENGPAGPNSFYNLYLDEPDPSWASQVAEFDYIIISSGQWFFRPLFLYDKQKMIGCLYCYIPGVRNVGAHFAYRRALRTTFKTIIGLDDFKGEVFLRTFAPSHFDNGEWDKGGNCLKTQPFRSNETELEGMNLETHTIQLDEFRIAKRDRNKNIGLNLRLLDVTQMMLLRPDGHPSRFGHKPEDKVILYNDCVHWCLPGPIDSWNDFLLEMLKIDI, via the exons ATGGAACTTCCCCAACGAATAGGAATAGTGATCTTTCCTCTTATCCTACTTACTATAGCTCCAATCCTTTATCTTCTTATTGGTTATCCTCTCTattattcatcatcatcatcatcgctaTACAAACGTTTAACAACTTCATCATCGGAGAAACCTTTGCCATTGCTTTCTTCTACCTCTAACCATTCATCTGGCTCATCACCAatactatcatcatcatcatcatcggaTTATTCGGATCATGATGAGACATTATTTTTACAACAATCGGTGGATGATAACGATTATGACGACACATTTCATGGTCTCAAGCCACCTCCATCTTTGCACAACGATATTTCCATCTTATCATCAAATGTTGATCATCAAGAAAAGAAGCATCGCCGAAAAAGGAGAAAAACGAAGGAATGCGATCTATTCACCGGTGAGTGGGTCCCGAACCCTGAAGCTCCGTACTACACAAATACCACATGTTGGGCGATACACGAACACCAAAACTGCATGAAATATGGAAGACCTGATTTAGGTTTCTTGAAATGGAGATGGAAACCGAAAGAGTGTGATCTCCCTTTGTTTGATCCTTACGAGTTTCTTGAGATCGTTAGAGGAAAAAGCATGGCGTTTGTTGGTGACTCCGTTAATAGAAACCACGTACAGTCTTTGATCTGCCTACTCTCGAGG GTGGAAGAACCCGAGGATGACTCACGACAACAAGACTTCGACTTTAACTTCCAAAGATGGAAATACAAAACGTACAATTTCACAATCGCCACCTTTTGGACAACACATTTGGTTCGGTCCGAGGAAAACGGTCCAGCTGGTCCTAACTCATTCTATAACCTCTACCTTGATGAACCGGACCCTTCTTGGGCTTCCCAAGTCGCCGAGTTCGATTACATCATCATCTCCTCAGGGCAGTGGTTCTTTCGACCACTCTTCCTTTAtgacaaacaaaaaatgatAGGATGTTTGTATTGCTACATTCCCGGAGTCAGAAATGTCGGTGCACATTTTGCATATAGAAGAGCATTAAGAACAACCTTTAAAACAATCATCGGATTGGATGATTTTAAAGGAGAGGTGTTTCTAAGAACATTTGCACCTTCACACTTTGACAATGGTGAATGGGATAAAGGTGGTAATTGCTTGAAAACTCAACCTTTCAG gAGCAATGAGACTGAGTTGGAAGGCATGAATTTAGAGACACACACTATTCAACTCGATGAATTTCGCATTGCGAAAAGagacagaaacaaaaacatTGGATTAAATTTGAGATTACTAGATGTAACACAAATGATGTTGTTAAGACCAGATGGACATCCGAGCAGATTTGGACATAAACCGGAAGATAAAGTTATATTGTACAATGATTGTGTACATTGGTGTTTACCAGGTCCTATTGATTCATGGAACGATTTTTTACTCGAAATGTTGAAAATAGACATTTAG
- the LOC130494546 gene encoding S-adenosylmethionine decarboxylase proenzyme 3-like: MALSAIGFEGYEKRLEVSFFEPSIFQDSKGLGLRALTRSQLDEILTPAACEIVSSLSNDHLDSYVLSESSFFVYPYKVIIKTCGTTKLLLSIPPLLKLAGELSLSVKSVKYTRGSFLCPGGQPFPHRSFSEEVSVLDGHFTKLGLNSVAYLMGNDDETKKWHVYAASAQSSSNCTNNVYTLEMCMTGLDREKASVFYKNGETGSMTDNSGIRKILPHSQICDFEFEPCGYSMNSIEGDAISTIHVTPEDGFSYASFEAVGYDFNTLDLSQLVTRVLSCFEPKQFSVAVHSSVGVNAYKPEISVDLEDYGCRERTFECLGEESGTVMYQTFEKLGKYCGSPRSTLKCEWSSNNSSCSSEDEKDEGI, translated from the coding sequence ATGGCCTTATCTGCAATCGGTTTCGAAGGCTACGAGAAGCGCCTCGAGGTCTCTTTCTTCGAGCCTAGCATCTTCCAAGACTCCAAGGGCCTGGGTCTCCGTGCTCTGACCAGGTCCCAGCTTGACGAAATACTCACCCCCGCTGCTTGCGAGATCGTTTCTTCTCTCTCCAACGATCATTTGGACTCTTACGTCCTCTCTGAGTCCAGCTTCTTTGTCTACCCTTACAAAGTTATCATCAAGACTTGTGGCACCACCAAGCTCCTCCTCTCTATCCCGCCGCTTCTCAAGCTGGCCGGTGAGCTCTCTCTGAGTGTCAAGTCTGTCAAGTACACTCGTGGCTCCTTCCTCTGCCCTGGAGGCCAGCCTTTTCCTCACCGGAGCTTCTCTGAAGAAGTCTCTGTTCTTGATGGTCACTTTACTAAGCTGGGTTTGAACAGCGTTGCCTACTTGATGGGAAATGATGACGAGACTAAGAAATGGCATGTCTACGCTGCCTCTGCCCAGTCCTCCAGCAACTGCACCAACAATGTCTACACGCTCGAGATGTGCATGACTGGTCTTGACAGGGAGAAAGCATCTGTCTTCTACAAGAATGGCGAGACTGGATCAATGACTGACAACTCTGGAATCAGAAAGATCCTTCCTCATTCCCAGATCTGCGACTTTGAGTTCGAGCCATGTGGCTACTCTATGAACTCCATTGAAGGAGATGCGATCTCCACTATCCATGTGACCCCTGAGGATGGGTTTAGCTACGCTAGCTTTGAAGCTGTGGGTTATGACTTCAACACTTTGGACCTAAGCCAGCTGGTGACAAGGGTTCTGTCCTGCTTTGAGCCAAAGCAATTCTCTGTGGCTGTGCACTCTAGCGTTGGAGTTAACGCGTACAAGCCTGAGATCAGTGTGGACTTGGAAGATTACGGGTGCAGGGAGAGGACATTTGAGTGTCTAGGAGAGGAGAGTGGAACGGTGATGTATCAGACGTTTGAGAAGCTAGGCAAGTACTGTGGGTCGCCTAGATCTACGTTGAAGTGTGAGTGGAGCAGCAACAATAGTAGCTGCAGCAGCGAGGACGAGAAGGACGAGGGAATCTAG
- the LOC130495977 gene encoding ultraviolet-B receptor UVR8, with product MVSATSVIAWGSGEDGQLGIGSNEEKEWACVVEALEPYSVSSVVSGSRNSLAICHDGSMFTWGWNQKGTLGHPPETKTENVPSRVKALANVKITQAAIGGWHCLAVDDQGRAYAWGGNEYGQCGEEPLKDEMGRPMRRDIVIPKRCAPKLTVRQVAAGGTHSMVLTRDGHVWTWGQPWPPGDIKQIFVPVRVQGLENVRLIAVGAFHNLALEEDGRLMAWGNNEYGQLGTGDTQPTPHPVPVQGLDGLTLVDIAAGGWHSTALTDKGEVYGWGRGEHGRLGFGDNDKSSKMVPQKVTLLDDEDIIQVSCGGTHSVALTRDGRIFSFGRGDHGRLGYGRKVTTGQPLELPIKIPPPEGTLNHADEEEGKWLATSIACGGRHTLAIVEWKSDDI from the exons atGGTTTCAGCTACTTCAGTCATAGCCTG GGGCTCAGGAGAAGATGGGCAACTAGGAATTGGTAGCAACGAAGAAAAGGAATGGGCTTGTGTCGTTGAAGCTCTCGAGCCTTACTCTGTTTCCTCCGTTGTCTCTGGTAGCCGTAACTCCCTCGCCATTTGCCATGATGGCTCG ATGTTTACATGGGGTTGGAATCAAAAAGGAACATTAGGACACCCACCGGAGACAAAGACAGAAAATGTTCCTAGTCGAGTTAAGGCTCTTGCCAATGTCAAGATCACTCAG gCAGCAATTGGTGGTTGGCATTGTTTAGCTGTTGATGATCAAGGCCGAGCCTATGCGTGGG GTGGGAATGAATATGGACAGTGTGGTGAAGAGCCTCTAAAAGACGAGATGGGCAGACCCATGAGAAGAGATATTGTCATCCCTAAGCGTTGTGCCCCTAAACTCACGGTCCGACAG GTAGCTGCAGGTGGTACTCACTCAATGGTTCTGACACGTGATGGTCACGTGTGGACTTGGGGTCAGCCCTGGCCTCCTGGTGACAT aaaacAGATATTTGTTCCGGTGAGAGTTCAAGGTCTTGAGAATGTGCGTCTTATTGCTGTTGGAGCGTTTCATAACCTGGCTCTTGAAGAAGATGGGAGGCTAATGGCATGGGGTAATAACGAGTATGGACAACTTGGAACCGGTGATACACAGCCAACACCTCATCCTGTTCCTGTCCAAGGCCTTGATGGTCTCACtttg GTTGATATTGCTGCGGGTGGATGGCATTCAACGGCTTTAACCGATAAAGGAGAG GTGTATGGATGGGGAAGAGGAGAACATGGAAGACTAGGGTTTGGTGACAATGACAAGAGCAGCAAAATGGTTCCACAGAAAGTTACTCTTCTAGATGATGAAGATATCATTCAG gTTTCTTGCGGTGGAACACATTCAGTTGCTTTGACAAGAGATGGCAGAATCTTCTCG TTTGGTAGAGGAGATCATGGAAGACTTGGTTATGGAAGGAAAGTAACAACGGGACAGCCATTGGAGTTGCCTATAAAGATTCCTCCACCTGAAGGAACCTTGAATCAtgctgatgaagaagaagggaaATGGTTGGCTACATCGATTGCTTGCGGTGGCCGCCACACTCTTGCCATCGTTGAATGGAAGTCCGATGATATTTGA
- the LOC130495978 gene encoding stress-induced protein KIN2-like has product MSDKQNLSYQAGQATGQTKEKASGLMDKAKDAAASAQDSMQHAGQQMKQKAQGAADVVKDKTGLNKNH; this is encoded by the exons atgtcaGACAAGCAAAACCTAAGCTACCAAGCCGGGCAAGCCACTGGCCAGACTAAG GAGAAGGCAAGTGGTCTTATGGACAAGGCCAAAGATGCTGCTGCTTCAGCTCAAGACTCCATGCAACAT GCTGGACAGCAGATGAAGCAGAAGGCACAAGGAGCTGCTGATGTGGTCAAGGACAAAACTGGCCTGAACAAGAACCATTGA
- the LOC108805761 gene encoding LOB domain-containing protein 41 yields MRMSCNGCRVLRKGCSEDCSIRPCLGWIKSPEAQANATVFLAKFYGRAGLMNLINAGPEHLRPGIFRSLLHEACGRIVNPIYGSVGLLWSGNWQLCQSAVEAVMRGEPITEMATDAATSGQGPPLKMYDIRHISKDENSPAAAAAGSTDPKRGKKARRAKRVASAAAVAKPAESEGKSAGGEGEASHDSSLSHQSEVVAPHEEESNISKVMTFSPTAVQCSGEIKLDLTLGLEPASRADHVVPVKKRKMGVFSTWQEESSCKTDLVL; encoded by the exons ATGCGGATGAGCTGTAATGGATGCAGGGTTCTTCGGAAAGGGTGTAGTGAGGATTGTAGTATAAGACCGTGTTTGGGCTGGATCAAATCCCCTGAAGCGCAAGCAAACGCAACAGTGTTTCTAGCCAAGTTCTATGGCCGTGCTGGACTCATGAACCTAATCAACGCCGGTCCCGAGCACCTTCGTCCTG GGATTTTCCGGTCGTTGTTGCATGAAGCATGCGGGAGGATCGTGAACCCGATCTACGGTTCGGTGGGGTTGTTATGGTCGGGAAACTGGCAGCTTTGTCAATCCGCCGTGGAGGCGGTGATGAGAGGCGAACCGATCACTGAGATGGCCACGGATGCGGCGACGAGCGGGCAAGGTCCGCCGCTGAAAATGTATGACATCCGACATATCTCCAAGGACGAGAACTCCCCCGCTGCAGCTGCTGCTGGTTCAACCGATCCGAAACGAGGAAAGAAAGCTCGCCGGGCTAAGCGGGTCGCCTCCGCTGCCGCCGTCGCTAAACCGGCGGAATCAGAGGGGAAATCCGCCGGGGGAGAAGGAGAAGCTAGTCACGACTCGTCGTTGAGTCACCAGTCTGAAGTTGTGGCTCCTCATGAAGAAGAGAGCAATATCTCGAAGGTGATGACATTCTCTCCGACGGCTGTGCAATGTTCCGGTGAGATCAAACTCGACCTAACGTTAGGGCTGGAGCCGGCGTCACGCGCGGATCACGTGGTGCCTGTTAAGAAGAGAAAGATGGGCGTGTTTAGCACGTGGCAGGAAGAGAGTTCGTGTAAGACTGACCTTGTACTCTAA
- the LOC130495998 gene encoding ubiquitin receptor RAD23c-like isoform X1, giving the protein MIDVCISLLWIAFLIIIFYEVADVKKNIETVQGADVYPAAKLMLIYQGKVLKDETTIEENKVAESSFIVIMMTKVSLDLRILKAFVLFSFSFWIYLIMTYALWGLNQ; this is encoded by the exons ATGATTGACGTTTGTATCTCGTTGTTATGGATAGCATTCCTGATTATCATATTCTATGAG GTAGCTGATGTGAAGAAGAACATAGAGACTGTGCAGGGAGCTGACGTTTATCCTGCTGCGAAACTGATGCTTATTTACCAAGGGAAAGTGCTTAAAGATGAGACCACCATTGAGGAGAACAAAGTTGCTGAGAGCAGTTTTATTGTCATTATGATGACCAAGGTCAGCTTGGATCTTAGGATACTAAAAGCATTTGTGTTGTTTTCTTTTAGCTTTTGGATTTATCTAATTATGACTTATGCTCTCTGGGGATTAAACCAGTAG
- the LOC108813025 gene encoding 40S ribosomal protein S7, whose amino-acid sequence MFSAQNKIHKDKGVAPTEFEERVAQAFFDLENTNQELKSDLKDLYINQAVSMDIAGNRKAVVIYVPFRLRKAFRKIHPRLVRELEKKFSGNDVIFVATRRIMRPPKKGSAVQRPRNRTLTSVHEAMLEDVAYPAEIVGKRTRYRVDGTKIMKVYLEPKERNNTEYKLETMVGVYRKLTGKDVVFEYPVAEA is encoded by the exons ATGTTCTCTGCTCAGAACAAGATCCACAAGGATAAGGGTGTTGCACCAACTGAGTTTGAGGAGCGAGTTGCTCAG GCTTTCTTTGATTTGGAGAACACCAATCAGGAGTTGAAAAGTGACTTGAAAGATCTATACATTAACCAAGCTGT TTCAATGGATATTGCTGGCAACCGCAAGGCTGTTGTGATCTACGTTCCATTCAGACTGAGGAAAGCTTTCCGCAAGATCCATCCTCGTCTCGTCAGAGAACTCGAGAAGAAGTTCAGTGGTAACGATGTTATCTTTGTTGCCACCAGAAGAATCATGCGTCCTCCTAAGAAAGGCTCTGCTGTTCAGAGACCACGCAACAGGACTCTCACTTCCGTCCATGAAGCCATGCTTGAGGATGTCGCTTACCCTGCTGAGATTGTCGGAAAGCGTACCAGATACCGTGTTGATGGCACCAAGATCATGAAG GTCTATTTGGAGCCTAAGGAGAGGAATAACACTGAGTACAAGCTTGAGACAATGGTTGGTGTGTACAGGAAACTTACAGGGAAAGATGTAGTTTTCGAGTACCCAGTCGCTGAAGCTTGA
- the LOC130495998 gene encoding ubiquitin receptor RAD23c-like isoform X2: MIDVCISLLWIAFLIIIFYEVADVKKNIETVQGADVYPAAKLMLIYQGKVLKDETTIEENKVAESSFIVIMMTKGRDWVKHVE; this comes from the exons ATGATTGACGTTTGTATCTCGTTGTTATGGATAGCATTCCTGATTATCATATTCTATGAG GTAGCTGATGTGAAGAAGAACATAGAGACTGTGCAGGGAGCTGACGTTTATCCTGCTGCGAAACTGATGCTTATTTACCAAGGGAAAGTGCTTAAAGATGAGACCACCATTGAGGAGAACAAAGTTGCTGAGAGCAGTTTTATTGTCATTATGATGACCAAG GGCCGGGACTGGGTTAAACATGTAGAGTAA